In one window of Brenneria goodwinii DNA:
- a CDS encoding amino acid ABC transporter permease/ATP-binding protein has translation MEQFLHYLTFSYLQQGIYYTLQITVYGLIGGSIIGTLLASMQLSRFKLLAGISRGYAIIFRGTPLILQLVFFYNALPYIGIKLSAVMAGAIALSANEAPFISEIIRSAILSVNKGQIIAGRALGMPPVVITRKIVFPQALRVMIPAFGSESVSALKNSSLASFISVQELTLRSTQLASSTFDFFSVFCASGVMYLVLTGLIAILQIALEKLLDFDFRNQRKVRQISAWLNAIPPDAAPCPETIAEKQDEGKTLIEIKDLHKSYGKNQVLKGLNLRVKKGQVVALLGPSGSGKSTLLRCINGLDTYDIGEISVNKELMGQAEDGRYLLEKELAVQRVKNRIGMVFQNFNLFHHINALENIAMPLMWIYGKSREQAYQQAWRLLKRVGLEERYGALPAEMSGGQQQRVAIARTLATRPQVLLLDEPTSALDPELVGEVLDIIRSLAQQDGLTMIISTHQIRFAEQVADYCVFLDGGVVVEEGEAKSVINHPQNPRTQRFLSLMAQSQ, from the coding sequence GGAACAGTTCCTTCATTATTTGACATTCAGTTACCTGCAGCAGGGGATTTATTATACTCTCCAGATTACGGTGTATGGGTTAATTGGCGGATCCATTATTGGCACGCTGTTGGCCTCGATGCAGCTGTCGCGTTTTAAATTACTGGCGGGTATTTCACGCGGCTACGCTATTATTTTTCGCGGTACGCCGCTGATATTGCAGTTGGTGTTTTTTTATAACGCCTTGCCTTATATCGGCATTAAACTGAGCGCGGTCATGGCTGGCGCGATTGCCTTGTCGGCTAATGAAGCGCCTTTTATTTCCGAAATCATTCGTTCCGCTATTTTATCGGTAAATAAAGGGCAGATCATCGCCGGCCGGGCATTAGGCATGCCGCCGGTGGTGATTACCCGAAAAATTGTTTTCCCCCAGGCTCTGCGCGTCATGATCCCCGCCTTCGGCAGCGAATCGGTTTCCGCGCTGAAAAACTCGTCGCTGGCGTCGTTTATTTCCGTGCAGGAATTGACGTTGAGAAGCACCCAGCTTGCCTCTTCCACTTTCGATTTCTTTTCCGTGTTCTGCGCCTCCGGGGTGATGTATTTGGTCTTGACCGGACTGATCGCCATCTTGCAGATCGCGCTCGAAAAACTGCTGGATTTTGATTTTAGAAACCAGCGTAAAGTCCGGCAAATCAGCGCCTGGCTGAATGCGATCCCACCGGATGCGGCGCCTTGCCCGGAAACGATCGCCGAAAAGCAGGATGAAGGAAAAACGCTTATTGAAATCAAAGATCTGCATAAATCCTATGGCAAGAATCAGGTACTGAAAGGGTTAAATCTGCGGGTTAAAAAAGGTCAGGTGGTGGCGCTTCTTGGGCCAAGCGGCTCCGGCAAGAGCACTTTGCTGCGCTGCATTAACGGCCTGGACACCTACGACATCGGCGAAATCTCCGTTAATAAGGAGTTGATGGGACAAGCCGAAGACGGGCGTTACCTGCTGGAAAAAGAGCTGGCGGTTCAGCGGGTGAAAAACAGGATCGGTATGGTGTTCCAGAATTTCAACCTGTTCCACCACATCAACGCGCTGGAAAACATCGCCATGCCGCTGATGTGGATCTACGGAAAAAGCCGCGAACAGGCTTACCAGCAGGCGTGGAGGCTGTTGAAGCGCGTCGGTCTGGAGGAACGTTACGGCGCATTACCCGCTGAGATGTCGGGGGGACAGCAGCAGCGGGTGGCCATTGCGCGCACGCTGGCTACCCGTCCCCAGGTGTTGTTGCTGGATGAGCCGACTTCCGCTCTGGATCCGGAACTGGTGGGCGAAGTGCTGGATATTATTCGCAGCCTGGCGCAGCAGGATGGACTCACCATGATCATCTCCACCCATCAGATTCGTTTTGCCGAACAGGTGGCGGACTACTGCGTATTCCTCGACGGCGGCGTGGTGGTGGAAGAGGGCGAAGCGAAGTCCGTTATCAATCATCCGCAGAATCCCCGCACCCAGCGTTTCTTATCGCTGATGGCGCAATCCCAATAG
- a CDS encoding RidA family protein: protein MQKKSFQFTQETGVPPQVGPFSHATQWGSMLFVTGQMPTDPDTRKIVSDDLVRQARQVKDNLSAVLKPFGATMDDALMVRVYLTNFDDYDQFNREYRSWFSGPLPSRTCVGVTGLAVGALVEIDLIVGLK from the coding sequence ATGCAAAAGAAAAGTTTTCAGTTTACGCAAGAGACCGGCGTGCCGCCCCAGGTCGGGCCGTTTTCCCACGCGACGCAGTGGGGCAGTATGCTGTTTGTCACCGGTCAGATGCCGACCGATCCCGACACGAGGAAAATAGTTTCCGACGATCTGGTGCGCCAGGCGCGTCAGGTAAAAGACAACTTGAGCGCGGTACTGAAGCCGTTCGGCGCCACGATGGACGATGCGTTGATGGTGCGGGTTTATCTCACCAACTTCGATGATTACGACCAATTCAACCGCGAATACCGGTCATGGTTCAGCGGCCCCCTGCCAAGCCGCACCTGCGTGGGCGTCACCGGGCTTGCGGTCGGCGCGCTGGTAGAGATCGATCTGATTGTCGGTCTTAAATAA
- a CDS encoding acetamidase/formamidase family protein, whose amino-acid sequence MSLIKPEAERLQSDLPPRTHVLKASPETVHWGYFDAGLDPKLTIDSGDIVCAEAVTQHAGDAPELMMDDEIGSIYRDVPVADRTPGVHIMTGPIFVRDAQPGDMLEVRYLLMKPRFMYGSNLAAHWGHLYQEMGEKERVTIYKMDEFSQTATPIFAYDFPGAGKYEVPGTVTAACDCCRAEVKDGIRVPVRPHLGTAGVAPNVPGRVSTVPPGEHGGNIDNWRIGAGATMYYPVQVPGALFSIGDPHISQGDGEISGTAIEASLNVIMQIKVRKDFHFPSPLLETADFFITHGFNEDLDLAMRQASINMLSLLTDHFGMTRDDAYSLMSVAVDFSVTQVVDGRQGVHAKISRTLLKERIA is encoded by the coding sequence ATGTCATTAATCAAACCTGAAGCAGAGCGCTTACAGTCGGATCTGCCGCCGCGGACCCATGTACTGAAGGCGAGTCCGGAGACCGTGCACTGGGGCTATTTCGATGCCGGCCTCGACCCTAAGCTGACCATCGATTCCGGCGATATTGTCTGTGCTGAAGCGGTAACCCAGCATGCGGGGGACGCGCCGGAACTGATGATGGATGATGAGATCGGCAGCATCTATCGGGACGTGCCGGTGGCTGATCGTACGCCGGGCGTTCATATTATGACCGGGCCTATTTTTGTGCGCGATGCGCAACCGGGAGATATGCTGGAAGTGCGCTATCTGTTGATGAAACCGCGCTTTATGTACGGTTCGAACCTGGCGGCGCACTGGGGGCATCTTTATCAAGAAATGGGGGAGAAAGAGCGGGTCACCATTTATAAGATGGATGAGTTCAGCCAGACGGCCACGCCGATCTTCGCCTATGATTTTCCCGGCGCGGGGAAATATGAAGTGCCCGGCACGGTGACCGCCGCCTGCGACTGTTGCCGCGCGGAAGTCAAAGACGGCATCCGGGTGCCGGTGCGTCCCCATCTGGGTACGGCGGGCGTCGCCCCCAATGTTCCCGGCCGCGTGAGCACCGTTCCGCCGGGAGAGCATGGCGGCAATATTGATAACTGGCGTATCGGCGCCGGCGCGACCATGTATTATCCGGTGCAGGTGCCGGGCGCGCTGTTTTCCATCGGCGATCCGCATATTTCTCAGGGCGACGGTGAAATTAGCGGTACGGCCATTGAAGCCTCCCTGAATGTCATCATGCAGATAAAGGTGCGCAAAGATTTTCACTTTCCGTCGCCGCTGCTGGAAACCGCGGATTTCTTTATTACCCATGGCTTTAATGAAGATCTCGATTTGGCTATGCGTCAGGCGAGCATCAATATGCTGTCGCTGCTGACCGACCATTTCGGCATGACGCGCGATGATGCCTATTCGTTGATGAGCGTGGCGGTGGATTTTTCGGTGACGCAGGTGGTGGATGGCCGGCAGGGCGTACACGCGAAAATTTCGCGCACGCTGCTTAAAGAGCGTATCGCCTGA
- the lpxL gene encoding LpxL/LpxP family Kdo(2)-lipid IV(A) lauroyl/palmitoleoyl acyltransferase: protein MLNTWGKISLYAHPRHWLLWLGLGVLFLLVQLPYPVLVKLGGGLGRLSMRFLKRRVAIARRNLELCFPDDDAQQINARVTDNFSSLGIGLLETGMAWFWSDKRIKKWVEVVGLANLQTAENKQRGVIVIGVHFMTLELHFRILGHCKPMTVMYRPHNSKIMELVQKKGRSRSGNELISRKKLVGMVHKLKRGGVVWFAPDQDYGPKGSVFVPFLGVERAATTNGTFIISKLARPELVTAVVIRKPGGQGYQLIISSGLENYPYDDNLAAASYINRIIEREIMKAPDQYLWLHRRFKTRPAGEASLYI, encoded by the coding sequence ATGCTTAATACATGGGGGAAAATTTCACTCTATGCTCATCCCAGGCACTGGTTATTATGGCTTGGGCTGGGAGTTCTGTTTTTGCTGGTTCAGTTGCCCTATCCCGTGCTGGTTAAATTGGGAGGGGGGTTAGGCCGCCTGTCGATGCGTTTTTTAAAAAGACGGGTGGCGATCGCCAGACGTAACCTGGAACTCTGTTTTCCCGACGACGACGCGCAACAAATCAATGCCAGAGTAACCGATAATTTTTCCTCCCTTGGCATCGGGCTGCTGGAAACCGGTATGGCGTGGTTCTGGTCCGACAAACGGATAAAAAAGTGGGTTGAGGTTGTCGGGCTGGCGAATTTGCAGACGGCGGAGAACAAACAGCGCGGGGTGATCGTTATCGGCGTACATTTTATGACGCTTGAACTCCATTTCCGCATTCTGGGACATTGTAAGCCAATGACGGTGATGTATCGGCCGCATAACAGCAAAATCATGGAACTGGTGCAAAAGAAGGGGCGTTCAAGATCGGGGAACGAACTGATTAGCCGGAAAAAATTGGTGGGCATGGTGCACAAATTAAAACGCGGCGGCGTGGTCTGGTTCGCCCCGGATCAGGACTATGGCCCCAAAGGCAGCGTATTTGTGCCCTTTTTGGGCGTGGAGCGGGCGGCAACCACTAACGGCACGTTTATTATCTCCAAGCTGGCCAGGCCGGAGTTGGTGACCGCGGTGGTGATCCGTAAACCCGGCGGGCAGGGATACCAATTGATCATTTCTTCCGGGTTGGAAAATTATCCCTATGACGACAATCTGGCCGCCGCCAGCTATATCAACCGGATTATCGAACGCGAAATCATGAAAGCCCCCGACCAATATCTTTGGCTGCACCGCCGTTTTAAAACACGTCCAGCGGGCGAGGCATCCTTGTATATTTAA